One window of Anaerolineales bacterium genomic DNA carries:
- a CDS encoding STAS domain-containing protein: MQISFSKHGNVTVMHVVGEVDSSNYTEVIVRAQAVYDEGSRNLLLDLEKVPYVSSAGLMAFHTIARIFAGHSIQGKEGSRPVFRSINPKEDASARERFKLLNPQAPVEQVLDVIGLKQFFEIHTDLDTGVKSFT; this comes from the coding sequence ATGCAAATCTCTTTTTCGAAACACGGAAATGTTACCGTCATGCACGTCGTGGGGGAAGTGGACTCGTCCAACTATACAGAGGTCATTGTCAGAGCGCAGGCGGTCTACGACGAAGGATCGCGTAATTTGCTGCTTGACCTGGAAAAGGTCCCCTATGTGAGCAGCGCCGGGCTGATGGCGTTCCATACCATTGCGCGCATCTTTGCGGGGCATTCCATCCAGGGCAAGGAAGGCAGCAGACCCGTCTTCCGCTCCATCAACCCGAAGGAAGATGCATCCGCGCGCGAACGGTTCAAACTGCTTAATCCGCAGGCGCCGGTGGAGCAGGTTCTGGACGTGATCGGTTTGAAGCAATTTTTCGAGATCCATACGGATCTGGATACGGGCGTCAAATCATTCACCTGA
- a CDS encoding MGMT family protein — MIPPPDDVEIEAYAAFAPRWVGGAMANCPDDVPWQRVINLQGRISVRPGVEKQRQLLEQEGVQFDAKGRVDLKKYGWSGKSGEEIPEQPSLF, encoded by the coding sequence ATGATTCCCCCGCCCGACGACGTGGAGATCGAAGCCTACGCCGCGTTCGCTCCGCGTTGGGTGGGCGGTGCGATGGCAAACTGTCCCGATGATGTGCCGTGGCAAAGGGTCATCAACTTGCAGGGCAGGATCAGTGTAAGGCCCGGGGTGGAGAAACAGCGTCAATTGCTGGAACAGGAAGGGGTGCAGTTCGATGCGAAAGGTCGGGTCGATCTGAAAAAATATGGCTGGAGCGGCAAGAGCGGGGAGGAAATCCCGGAACAGCCATCCTTGTTTTGA
- a CDS encoding MGMT family protein, with amino-acid sequence MSEIPNLPDPQTFYAEVWNIVTLIPRGRVASYGQIARMLRPPTGVDEATFAEFGALWVSNAVAASPNEVPWQRVVNSKGQITERDGLEAKRHKLILEDEGVFFNPRGRIDMKKYGWSGKRK; translated from the coding sequence ATGTCTGAAATCCCAAACCTCCCAGATCCTCAAACCTTTTATGCTGAAGTCTGGAATATCGTCACTTTGATCCCCCGCGGAAGAGTCGCTTCGTATGGACAAATTGCCAGGATGCTGCGTCCGCCCACCGGTGTGGATGAAGCCACCTTTGCCGAGTTTGGCGCATTGTGGGTCAGCAACGCCGTCGCCGCCAGCCCGAATGAGGTCCCGTGGCAGCGTGTGGTTAACTCAAAGGGGCAGATCACAGAACGGGACGGGTTGGAGGCGAAGCGTCACAAACTCATCTTGGAAGATGAAGGTGTCTTTTTCAATCCAAGAGGTCGCATCGACATGAAGAAGTACGGCTGGTCTGGCAAACGTAAATAG
- a CDS encoding MGMT family protein — MPSFSSPPNQQAYYEQVWAIARMIPRGKVATYGQIAKMIPPPNGVELEAYAAFGPRWVGGAMANCPDDVPWQRVINSQGKISERPGAERQRPLLEAEGVVFDAKGKVDLKKFGWSGKDESDIPQQQSLF, encoded by the coding sequence ATGCCATCTTTTTCATCTCCCCCCAACCAACAAGCGTATTACGAACAAGTTTGGGCGATTGCCCGCATGATCCCGCGTGGAAAGGTCGCCACCTATGGGCAGATCGCAAAAATGATTCCACCTCCCAACGGTGTGGAACTTGAAGCGTATGCCGCTTTTGGTCCGCGTTGGGTGGGCGGCGCGATGGCAAACTGCCCCGATGATGTGCCGTGGCAGCGGGTTATCAACTCGCAGGGCAAGATCAGCGAACGCCCCGGCGCGGAGAGGCAACGTCCGCTGTTGGAAGCGGAAGGCGTGGTCTTCGACGCCAAAGGTAAAGTGGACTTGAAAAAGTTTGGATGGAGTGGAAAAGATGAAAGCGACATCCCACAACAGCAGTCGCTTTTCTGA
- a CDS encoding rhodanese-like domain-containing protein — MSKRRRSGQNRSGLSGFLRTPAGQLTAIALVALIVYLIAASAGGNTPTTLAEEISVDQAHELYQAGTFVLDVRTQEEWDEYHAPNTTLIPLDQLPNRLSELPKDREIVVVCRSGNRSQQGRDILLAAGFNATSMAGGLSEWYAKGYPIEGAPK, encoded by the coding sequence ATGTCGAAAAGAAGAAGATCGGGTCAAAATCGTAGCGGACTCTCCGGATTTTTGCGGACACCCGCCGGTCAGTTGACCGCCATTGCCCTGGTGGCATTAATCGTCTATTTGATTGCTGCCAGCGCAGGGGGAAACACTCCGACCACCCTGGCAGAGGAAATCAGCGTGGACCAGGCACACGAGTTGTATCAGGCTGGGACGTTCGTATTGGACGTGCGCACCCAGGAGGAGTGGGATGAATACCATGCGCCGAACACCACCCTCATCCCTTTGGATCAGTTACCCAACCGATTGAGTGAATTGCCAAAAGACCGCGAGATCGTCGTAGTGTGCCGTTCCGGGAACCGCAGCCAGCAGGGACGCGATATCCTCCTCGCGGCGGGCTTCAACGCAACCAGCATGGCGGGCGGCTTGTCAGAGTGGTACGCGAAAGGTTATCCCATCGAGGGCGCGCCGAAATAA
- a CDS encoding CPBP family intramembrane metalloprotease: MKQTINDVLKSHATWFLAVIWFSSILYLLITGNGVLGSSAFALGILVFSAITVAITKDEAVIASTKTQKPILMWGQLLVVLFFVLLTGYHGFIFNVMPTCSISIPIWSWFGDWFSNLGGQYLSGFVDHSPGLAAANFAGYFLIPFILLLLLGTRISNLGFGKGHRVWQVVILWVSIPIIFFIINILNGSATFIQLVRMFFGNLLRNGFSEEFLFRGAIQTRLNRWMASDWALVIQALVFAVWHLGADAQFMGGDILQGLALGIASHSIFGMAMGIIFQRTRNLIAPSIVHVVINMFGN; this comes from the coding sequence ATGAAACAGACGATCAATGATGTTCTCAAATCGCACGCTACATGGTTCCTTGCAGTAATTTGGTTCTCTTCTATTCTTTACTTGTTGATAACAGGAAATGGAGTGCTCGGCTCAAGCGCCTTTGCTTTGGGTATTCTGGTCTTTTCTGCCATCACGGTTGCAATCACCAAAGATGAGGCGGTGATCGCAAGTACGAAAACGCAAAAACCAATCTTGATGTGGGGGCAGCTGCTGGTCGTTCTTTTTTTCGTCCTGCTGACAGGCTATCACGGATTTATCTTCAATGTAATGCCTACTTGTTCCATAAGCATCCCTATCTGGTCATGGTTCGGAGATTGGTTCAGCAACCTTGGTGGACAATATTTATCAGGGTTTGTGGATCATTCGCCTGGTTTAGCTGCAGCCAATTTTGCCGGATACTTCTTAATTCCATTTATCCTTTTGTTGCTGCTCGGCACCCGCATATCTAATCTTGGCTTTGGTAAGGGGCATCGTGTTTGGCAGGTCGTTATCCTTTGGGTTAGTATTCCTATCATTTTCTTTATCATCAACATTTTGAACGGCTCTGCCACATTCATTCAATTGGTTCGCATGTTCTTTGGGAATCTCTTGCGTAATGGATTCTCGGAAGAGTTTCTATTTCGCGGCGCAATCCAAACACGGCTAAATCGATGGATGGCTTCAGATTGGGCATTGGTCATTCAAGCCTTGGTATTCGCGGTTTGGCACCTTGGCGCAGACGCACAATTCATGGGCGGTGACATTCTACAAGGTCTCGCCTTGGGCATTGCCTCGCACAGCATTTTCGGCATGGCAATGGGTATTATCTTTCAACGGACACGGAACTTGATCGCACCTTCCATCGTGCATGTAGTCATCAACATGTTTGGAAATTAA